In Streptomyces sclerotialus, one genomic interval encodes:
- a CDS encoding ADP-ribosylglycohydrolase family protein: MTDTAAPPATTAVPTLADRTAGALAGAAVGDALGGPVEGWSPEQIRERHGGPVRGIVGPWYEDWRTARPLAPYHKGDGHVTDDTLMTHALIRVYEKVRDHLEAYAVADHLVPELITEPRWIPELEAEALPLHRVFLAEKWLVTRLHYGHADPREAGVGNIVNCGAAMYMAPVGLVNAGDPRGAYAEALDVAGAHQSSYGREAAGVFAAAVAAACVPGATPGSVVEAALALAKDGTRTAIEAVCEVAVKYDEFEPALTQLRGAVSPFDTVGPEYRRPSLGARRPSRLHAIEELPVALGLLLIGDGDYRETVLGAVNYGRDCDSIATMCGALVGALGRPVPTEWTTAVSEASRLDLQAPAHALTAVAHEIHHRDLARRRAHEAAFAALTVAR, encoded by the coding sequence ATGACCGACACCGCGGCACCACCCGCCACCACGGCGGTCCCCACCCTCGCCGACCGCACGGCCGGCGCCCTGGCCGGGGCCGCGGTCGGCGACGCGCTCGGCGGGCCCGTCGAGGGCTGGAGCCCGGAGCAGATCCGGGAACGGCACGGCGGCCCGGTCCGCGGCATCGTCGGCCCCTGGTACGAGGACTGGCGGACCGCCCGCCCCCTCGCGCCGTACCACAAGGGCGACGGCCACGTCACCGACGACACCCTCATGACCCACGCCCTGATCCGGGTGTACGAGAAGGTCCGCGACCACCTCGAAGCGTACGCCGTGGCCGACCACCTGGTCCCCGAACTGATCACCGAGCCCCGCTGGATCCCCGAGCTGGAGGCCGAGGCGCTGCCCCTGCACCGGGTGTTCCTCGCCGAGAAGTGGCTCGTCACCCGGCTGCACTACGGGCACGCCGACCCCCGCGAGGCCGGCGTCGGCAACATCGTCAACTGCGGCGCCGCGATGTACATGGCCCCGGTCGGCCTGGTCAACGCCGGTGATCCGCGTGGGGCTTACGCCGAGGCGCTGGACGTCGCGGGCGCGCACCAGTCGTCGTACGGGCGGGAGGCGGCCGGGGTTTTCGCCGCCGCGGTGGCCGCCGCCTGCGTCCCCGGCGCCACCCCCGGCTCGGTGGTCGAAGCGGCCCTCGCCCTCGCCAAGGACGGCACCCGTACAGCCATCGAGGCCGTCTGCGAAGTGGCGGTGAAGTACGACGAGTTCGAGCCCGCGCTGACACAACTCCGGGGCGCCGTATCGCCGTTCGACACGGTGGGTCCCGAGTACCGGCGGCCCTCGCTGGGCGCCAGGCGGCCCTCCCGGCTGCACGCCATCGAGGAACTGCCCGTGGCGCTCGGCCTGTTGCTCATCGGCGACGGCGACTACCGCGAGACGGTGCTCGGCGCCGTCAACTACGGCCGCGACTGCGACTCCATCGCCACCATGTGCGGCGCCCTGGTCGGCGCGCTCGGCCGTCCCGTGCCCACCGAGTGGACCACGGCCGTCTCCGAGGCGAGCCGGCTGGACCTCCAGGCCCCGGCGCACGCGCTGACCGCCGTCGCCCACGAGATCCACCACCGCGACCTGGCGCGCCGCCGCGCCCACGAAGCCGCCTTCGCCGCGCTCACGGTGGCCCGATGA
- a CDS encoding ADP-ribosylglycohydrolase family protein: MSTAADTPAAAVAVPPLAACAEPARDSAARIEGLLLGLAAGDAAGWPASRHRAARMPEWTRRLTRELDTFAEQNATTTLPVPIALNQPPEPLRLGPSDDAEWAAFTAGSVLTAAGAFLSDLGRDRRMRAALDLAWNALACEVAAAADRAPEVESAVLPLRARISVRAGLGNLAAGLRPPATGHDNPHFFDDAACVRAAVLAVVHPGDPAAAAGLAEFDARYTQDGDGVHGARAMAAAVAAALGGSPVDACVAAALAQLPEGTEIRRNALHAVRLAEATADGRPGAAFALVPTLEHEIVDHVYSYGIAAAETVPVALALALAGGGRTAEAVPAAACLSRVADSAPALAGALTGALGGATALPAAWRDACRTLSGCALPRLAGTDLVELADLLAGTELTTPQTPPPKGSDRP; this comes from the coding sequence ATGAGCACCGCAGCGGACACTCCTGCCGCCGCCGTGGCGGTCCCGCCGCTCGCCGCGTGCGCGGAACCCGCCCGCGACAGTGCCGCCCGGATCGAGGGCCTCCTCCTCGGCCTCGCCGCCGGAGACGCCGCCGGCTGGCCGGCGAGCCGGCACCGCGCGGCCCGGATGCCCGAATGGACCCGCCGCCTCACCCGCGAGCTCGACACCTTCGCCGAGCAGAACGCCACCACCACGCTCCCCGTCCCCATCGCCCTCAACCAGCCGCCCGAACCACTCCGCCTCGGCCCCTCCGACGACGCGGAATGGGCCGCCTTCACCGCCGGCTCCGTGCTCACCGCGGCCGGTGCGTTCCTCTCCGACCTCGGCCGGGACCGCCGGATGCGGGCCGCCCTCGACCTCGCCTGGAACGCGCTGGCCTGCGAGGTCGCGGCCGCCGCCGACCGGGCCCCGGAGGTGGAGTCGGCCGTCCTGCCGCTGCGCGCCCGGATCTCCGTACGCGCCGGGCTCGGCAACCTCGCCGCCGGGCTCCGGCCGCCCGCCACCGGCCACGACAACCCGCACTTCTTCGACGACGCGGCCTGCGTACGCGCCGCCGTCCTCGCCGTCGTCCACCCCGGCGACCCGGCGGCGGCGGCCGGGCTGGCCGAGTTCGACGCCCGGTACACCCAGGACGGCGACGGCGTGCACGGCGCCCGCGCGATGGCCGCCGCGGTCGCCGCCGCACTCGGCGGCTCCCCCGTCGACGCCTGCGTGGCCGCCGCCCTCGCCCAGCTCCCCGAAGGCACCGAGATCCGCCGCAACGCCCTGCACGCCGTCCGGCTGGCCGAGGCCACCGCCGACGGCCGCCCCGGCGCCGCCTTCGCCCTGGTCCCCACCCTGGAGCACGAGATCGTCGACCACGTCTACAGCTACGGCATCGCCGCCGCCGAGACCGTACCGGTCGCCCTCGCACTGGCCCTCGCGGGCGGCGGGCGGACCGCCGAGGCGGTGCCCGCCGCCGCCTGCCTCTCCCGCGTCGCCGACTCGGCGCCCGCCCTGGCCGGCGCGCTGACCGGTGCCCTCGGCGGGGCCACCGCGCTGCCCGCCGCCTGGCGCGACGCCTGCCGCACCCTCTCCGGCTGTGCGCTGCCCCGGCTGGCCGGCACCGACCTGGTCGAGCTGGCCGACCTGCTCGCCGGCACCGAACTGACCACTCCGCAGACGCCCCCGCCGAAAGGATCCGACCGGCCATGA